In Nitrobacteraceae bacterium AZCC 1564, the following proteins share a genomic window:
- a CDS encoding sulfur-oxidizing protein SoxZ (product_source=KO:K17227; cath_funfam=2.60.40.10; ko=KO:K17227; pfam=PF08770; superfamily=81296; tigrfam=TIGR04490), whose translation MLTPAPRVQVPSAVANGEVFAVKTLISHQMETGLRHDDQGNAIPRKIVNRFICRHNDVVVFSVDLHEAMAANPFIEFYLRATESGRLEFIWEEDGGGIYVLEHHLTVAK comes from the coding sequence ATGCTCACCCCGGCACCCCGTGTGCAAGTACCAAGCGCCGTCGCGAACGGTGAAGTGTTTGCGGTCAAGACCCTGATCAGCCATCAGATGGAGACCGGCCTGCGGCACGATGACCAAGGGAATGCCATCCCGCGCAAGATCGTCAACAGGTTTATCTGCCGCCACAATGACGTCGTGGTGTTCAGCGTTGATCTCCACGAAGCCATGGCGGCGAATCCTTTTATCGAATTCTACTTGCGCGCGACAGAGAGCGGCCGGCTTGAGTTCATTTGGGAAGAGGATGGCGGCGGCATCTATGTGCTGGAGCACCACCTCACTGTCGCTAAATGA
- a CDS encoding sulfite exporter TauE/SafE (product_source=COG2836; cog=COG2836; ko=KO:K09792; pfam=PF13386; transmembrane_helix_parts=Outside_1_4,TMhelix_5_27,Inside_28_47,TMhelix_48_70,Outside_71_89,TMhelix_90_112,Inside_113_137,TMhelix_138_160,Outside_161_174,TMhelix_175_197,Inside_198_203,TMhelix_204_226,Outside_227_241) — translation MTAYIVIFAAGFAGSFHCIGMCGGFACALGRDPHGPRATLQRHLLYNLGRLSTYCFIGVLAGALGQLICTSQGITVPLLSSTLDTGQRVLAIIAGLLMVAMALQFFGLLPGWHRVSNGFATSALVMPLRSLLTAQGHGAPLAFGVFNGFLPCPLVYAFAAQAASTAGALPGFLTMASFGLGTFPAMLLMGGVGYTLAPAWRQRGVWLAGCCILLLGLVTLGRGVLPFAAHLAHGWPGGYPV, via the coding sequence ATGACCGCCTATATTGTCATTTTCGCAGCGGGGTTCGCAGGCAGCTTCCACTGCATCGGTATGTGCGGCGGGTTCGCCTGCGCGCTGGGCCGCGATCCACACGGACCGCGTGCAACACTTCAACGCCACCTGCTTTACAATCTTGGTCGATTGTCGACCTACTGCTTTATAGGCGTGCTTGCTGGCGCACTTGGCCAACTAATATGTACATCGCAGGGGATTACGGTACCTTTGCTGAGCAGCACGCTCGACACCGGCCAACGCGTTCTCGCGATCATCGCCGGACTGCTCATGGTTGCGATGGCCCTGCAGTTCTTTGGCCTGCTGCCGGGCTGGCATCGCGTCTCAAACGGCTTCGCGACTAGCGCTCTCGTTATGCCCTTGCGCAGCTTGTTGACGGCGCAAGGACATGGGGCCCCCCTCGCTTTCGGTGTGTTCAACGGCTTCCTGCCGTGTCCGTTGGTCTATGCCTTCGCAGCTCAGGCCGCGAGCACCGCCGGAGCTCTTCCTGGTTTTCTCACCATGGCGTCATTCGGCCTCGGGACCTTTCCCGCCATGCTGCTGATGGGCGGCGTCGGCTATACGCTGGCGCCTGCGTGGCGGCAGCGTGGCGTCTGGCTGGCTGGCTGCTGCATTTTGCTGCTCGGCCTCGTCACCCTCGGCCGCGGCGTCCTCCCTTTCGCCGCGCACCTCGCGCATGGCTGGCCAGGAGGATATCCCGTATGA
- a CDS encoding cation transport ATPase (product_source=COG2217; cath_funfam=1.20.1110.10,2.70.150.10; cog=COG2217; pfam=PF00122; smart=SM00746; superfamily=81653; transmembrane_helix_parts=Inside_1_54,TMhelix_55_77,Outside_78_91,TMhelix_92_113,Inside_114_124,TMhelix_125_147,Outside_148_151,TMhelix_152_171,Inside_172_304,TMhelix_305_324,Outside_325_333,TMhelix_334_356,Inside_357_478) produces MTAQDRTLCSHCLLPIGRRAMQRTVNGEVCAFCCYGCCIAYQVKNGKNEEWEAAWLLIRLGVGGFLSMNIMLFSLLLYADAFSGADAKMLPWIHLLLWLFATPAVIILGGPFLRETWLNGKEGRLTSSALIVLGVGAAYLYSAFAVIERGPNVYFDTASMVLMLFTMGYYLDAVARARAARDLHPLLAAESEWATVVDGNGESRRPVREVGAGTLVRVRPGERIPVDGVVKEGESHTDEAVITGESRQITKDVGSHVIAGSLNLDGPLLIQSSGAANATRWAQICRSVRDALICRSPSQRLADSIVGVFVPIILMLGVGASVYWAKHLPLDRALLIGLAVLVVACPCAVGLAAPMATSLGIGRLARRGCLIRDPAALEALARTRVLAFDKTGTLTANKARIVGIYSEGVDTPMKCLHAPPAWNVIPSMGSRMPSPWRLPRMESNRSPRATCAPCPAVAFAATPKANRWRPGAAPSCAI; encoded by the coding sequence ATGACGGCACAGGACCGTACGTTGTGCAGCCATTGCCTGTTACCTATCGGGCGACGGGCGATGCAGCGCACGGTGAACGGTGAGGTTTGTGCATTCTGCTGCTACGGCTGCTGTATCGCCTACCAAGTCAAGAACGGCAAAAACGAGGAGTGGGAGGCCGCTTGGCTATTGATCCGGCTCGGTGTCGGCGGCTTTCTCTCCATGAATATCATGCTTTTCAGCCTGCTCCTCTATGCCGACGCCTTCAGCGGCGCGGATGCCAAGATGCTTCCCTGGATTCATCTCCTGCTCTGGCTGTTCGCCACGCCCGCGGTGATCATTCTCGGCGGACCGTTTCTGCGCGAGACGTGGCTCAACGGCAAGGAAGGGCGCCTGACCTCCTCGGCGCTGATCGTCCTTGGCGTCGGCGCCGCCTATCTCTATTCCGCCTTCGCCGTCATCGAGCGCGGCCCCAATGTTTATTTCGACACTGCAAGCATGGTGCTGATGCTGTTCACCATGGGCTATTATCTCGATGCCGTCGCGCGTGCACGGGCGGCGCGTGACCTGCACCCCCTATTGGCGGCGGAAAGCGAATGGGCGACCGTCGTTGATGGCAACGGAGAGTCCCGCCGGCCGGTGCGCGAGGTGGGCGCCGGTACGTTGGTGCGGGTGCGGCCGGGGGAGCGAATACCGGTCGACGGCGTGGTCAAAGAGGGGGAATCGCACACCGACGAGGCTGTGATCACCGGTGAGAGCCGGCAGATCACCAAGGACGTCGGATCGCATGTGATCGCTGGAAGTCTCAACCTCGACGGCCCGCTCCTCATCCAAAGCAGCGGCGCGGCAAATGCGACCCGCTGGGCGCAGATCTGTCGATCGGTGCGCGATGCGCTCATCTGCCGCAGCCCAAGCCAACGACTTGCCGACAGCATTGTTGGCGTATTTGTGCCGATCATTCTCATGCTGGGGGTTGGCGCGTCGGTGTACTGGGCAAAGCACCTACCGCTTGACCGCGCGCTGTTGATCGGCCTCGCGGTCCTGGTGGTCGCCTGTCCGTGCGCGGTGGGGCTTGCGGCACCGATGGCCACGTCGCTTGGTATCGGACGACTGGCCCGGCGCGGCTGCCTGATCCGCGATCCGGCTGCATTGGAGGCGCTCGCGCGAACGCGAGTGCTCGCCTTCGATAAGACCGGCACGCTCACCGCAAACAAGGCGCGTATCGTCGGCATCTATAGCGAGGGTGTCGACACGCCAATGAAGTGCTTGCACGCGCCGCCGGCTTGGAACGTCATTCCGAGCATGGGCTCGCGCATGCCGTCGCCGTGGCGGCTGCCACGCATGGAGTCAAACCGCTCCCCACGCGCGACGTGCGCACCGTGCCCGGCCGTGGCATTTGCGGCAACGCCGAAGGCCAACCGGTGGCGGCCGGGAGCGGCGCCTTCATGCGCGATCTAG
- a CDS encoding uncharacterized protein with PQ loop repeat (product_source=COG4095; cog=COG4095; transmembrane_helix_parts=Outside_1_14,TMhelix_15_37,Inside_38_40): protein MLEHTTFLFSDAGPSQFIAFVIYAICTIGFCAWLIYLVRE, encoded by the coding sequence ATGCTGGAACACACGACTTTCTTGTTCTCTGATGCGGGCCCATCGCAATTCATCGCTTTCGTGATTTATGCGATCTGCACCATCGGCTTCTGCGCCTGGCTGATTTATCTCGTTCGAGAGTAG
- a CDS encoding P-type E1-E2 ATPase (product_source=TIGR01494; cath_funfam=3.40.50.1000; cog=COG2217; pfam=PF00702; superfamily=56784; tigrfam=TIGR01494) gives MRDLGWLLPPVMAEQARSHEESGHSVVYVGWSGRVHAVLTLDDTPLQEARATVEAIRDRGMRVMLLTGDLPAVAQRIAAAVGIETEDIQAALAPEAKSVTLDRQQAHGIVAMVGDGLNDGPALARADVGIAVGSATDLARETAALVLPAGGLWMLPWAVDVARAVRTTILTNLAWAFGYNLIAVGLAMAGVLQPVLAAAVMAGSSIVVVLNSLRLERLPEPIPSAAAESAPVPRSTAVPDNSKAFQAG, from the coding sequence ATGCGCGATCTAGGCTGGTTGCTGCCACCTGTCATGGCCGAGCAAGCGCGATCACACGAGGAGAGCGGTCACTCCGTGGTTTATGTCGGCTGGAGTGGGCGGGTGCATGCCGTGCTGACGCTCGACGATACGCCGCTGCAGGAGGCGCGCGCGACTGTCGAAGCAATACGCGACCGCGGGATGCGCGTGATGCTGTTGACCGGCGATCTTCCTGCTGTGGCACAGCGAATCGCAGCCGCGGTTGGGATCGAGACCGAAGACATCCAGGCGGCTCTTGCGCCGGAGGCCAAGTCGGTGACCCTGGATCGGCAGCAAGCGCACGGCATTGTGGCGATGGTCGGCGACGGCCTGAACGACGGACCAGCTCTGGCCCGAGCGGACGTCGGAATTGCCGTTGGTTCGGCCACGGACCTTGCCCGCGAGACCGCGGCACTCGTGCTGCCCGCCGGAGGGCTTTGGATGCTGCCGTGGGCGGTCGACGTCGCCCGCGCGGTTCGCACGACCATTCTCACCAACCTAGCGTGGGCGTTCGGCTATAATCTCATTGCCGTTGGGTTGGCGATGGCCGGAGTCCTCCAGCCGGTGCTGGCGGCGGCAGTGATGGCAGGATCGAGCATCGTCGTCGTCCTGAATTCGCTGCGGTTGGAGCGGCTGCCCGAACCAATTCCATCCGCTGCGGCGGAGAGCGCTCCTGTACCTCGCAGCACGGCCGTTCCGGACAATAGCAAAGCCTTCCAAGCGGGTTGA
- a CDS encoding cytochrome c oxidase cbb3-type subunit I/II (product_source=KO:K15862; cath_funfam=1.10.760.10; cog=COG2863,COG2993; ko=KO:K15862; pfam=PF02433,PF13442; superfamily=46626; tigrfam=TIGR00781; transmembrane_helix_parts=Inside_1_36,TMhelix_37_59,Outside_60_599), with product MSAHDDGTRPLGGGGESRAAWWRAWWRWKPEAISARFVALVAGIIFFFLAVLTQGILPFIEPSARTSEVTAVVRTDYGQLKWMVSDATDYTPTQRLGRQVYLREGCWYCHSQYVRPVTGETRRWGPVSEVGEYAFDVPHLFGTRRIGPDLTRVGLKYSNEWHFAHFWNPRELLPDSIMAPYRGLFDTPRDPVKIVDDEAGNRTLENNAITQKLFDFASKVQVKLTPNTRGLLFVPLEARDKAPAIVIPNNEYIGNTVMIAAETKELEGLIAYLQKLGMNRGKWRDVFEPQQLEVTQATLPRSSEWIAYGRVVYERRCLGCHGAKGDGNGPAATFLYRQRPRSFAAAVFKFRLTKEPVPTDGDLLRTITRGVRGTAMPPWYELPLTDRLAVIQYIKYELAVDRSDPAKPYSFFIEEPPGAPLYIQRPPAPSQQILARGKQVWQIAKCWECHGNTGKGDGEKAAGLKDDLGFPIPPANLTTGQFKSGPAVEDIFRTMTTGLSGTPMPNYRDSLPEEDRWALAYYVLSLSAFTDPITGEPLPIASADRSALNDPKMQADTPDKAYIPNGRVQRSGGGSNAARAKLHGPTATQSQTAAQENQQ from the coding sequence ATGAGCGCACATGACGACGGCACGCGGCCGCTTGGTGGAGGCGGCGAAAGCCGCGCCGCTTGGTGGCGTGCCTGGTGGCGCTGGAAGCCTGAAGCCATCAGTGCGCGCTTCGTCGCGCTGGTCGCCGGCATCATCTTCTTCTTCCTCGCCGTCTTAACCCAGGGCATTCTGCCCTTCATCGAGCCCTCGGCTCGGACCAGCGAGGTGACGGCAGTCGTCCGTACCGATTACGGCCAGCTCAAATGGATGGTCAGCGACGCCACCGATTACACGCCGACGCAGCGGCTCGGCCGCCAAGTCTATTTGCGCGAGGGCTGCTGGTATTGCCATTCGCAATATGTGCGACCCGTGACCGGCGAGACGCGCCGTTGGGGCCCGGTCTCCGAAGTGGGCGAGTACGCCTTCGATGTGCCGCATCTGTTCGGCACGCGACGTATCGGCCCGGACCTGACTCGGGTCGGGCTGAAATACAGCAACGAGTGGCATTTCGCCCATTTCTGGAATCCCCGCGAGCTATTGCCTGACTCGATCATGGCGCCATATCGGGGACTGTTCGATACGCCCCGGGATCCGGTCAAGATTGTCGATGACGAGGCTGGAAATCGCACGCTGGAAAATAATGCGATCACGCAAAAGCTCTTCGACTTTGCAAGCAAGGTGCAGGTCAAACTCACGCCGAACACCCGCGGGCTGCTGTTCGTGCCGTTGGAAGCACGCGATAAAGCCCCTGCGATCGTGATCCCGAACAACGAATACATCGGCAACACGGTCATGATCGCGGCCGAGACGAAAGAGCTCGAAGGGCTGATTGCTTATCTACAAAAGCTCGGCATGAACCGTGGCAAATGGCGCGACGTGTTCGAACCGCAGCAGCTTGAGGTGACACAGGCCACGCTGCCGCGCTCTTCCGAGTGGATTGCCTATGGCCGGGTTGTCTACGAGCGGCGGTGCCTTGGCTGTCATGGCGCCAAGGGCGATGGCAACGGCCCCGCTGCAACGTTCCTGTATCGGCAGCGGCCGCGAAGTTTCGCAGCGGCGGTCTTTAAGTTCAGGCTGACCAAGGAACCTGTCCCGACCGATGGCGATCTCCTGCGCACGATCACGCGAGGCGTGCGCGGCACCGCCATGCCGCCCTGGTATGAGCTGCCGCTGACGGATCGGCTCGCGGTCATCCAGTACATCAAATATGAGTTGGCGGTCGACCGCTCCGATCCGGCGAAGCCGTATTCGTTCTTCATCGAGGAACCGCCGGGCGCTCCCTTATATATTCAGCGGCCACCGGCCCCGTCGCAGCAGATCCTCGCCCGCGGCAAACAAGTCTGGCAAATCGCCAAGTGCTGGGAGTGCCATGGCAATACGGGAAAGGGCGATGGCGAAAAGGCTGCCGGCTTGAAAGACGATCTCGGCTTTCCGATCCCGCCCGCCAATCTGACCACCGGCCAGTTCAAGTCGGGTCCAGCGGTCGAAGACATCTTCCGCACCATGACGACCGGCTTGAGCGGCACGCCGATGCCCAATTACCGCGACTCGCTGCCCGAAGAAGACCGTTGGGCGCTCGCCTATTACGTGCTCTCGCTCTCCGCCTTCACGGATCCCATCACAGGCGAGCCGCTCCCGATCGCATCCGCCGATCGCAGCGCGCTCAACGATCCTAAAATGCAAGCGGACACGCCGGACAAAGCCTATATTCCGAACGGACGCGTGCAGAGAAGCGGCGGCGGCTCAAACGCTGCGCGTGCAAAATTGCACGGGCCCACAGCCACGCAGTCACAAACAGCGGCGCAGGAGAACCAACAATGA
- a CDS encoding sulfide dehydrogenase [flavocytochrome c] flavoprotein subunit (product_source=KO:K17229; cath_funfam=3.50.50.60,3.90.760.10; cleavage_site_network=SignalP-noTM; cog=COG0446; ko=KO:K17229; pfam=PF07992,PF09242; superfamily=51905,55424) encodes MKSRTRREFGCLTGAMALVALNPRLAASEAKARVVVVGGGIGGATAAKYLATSARTIEVTLVEPKPNYTTCFFSNLYLAGLCSFESLTHGYETLALRYGINVIHDSVTAVDPVAKTVGLKSGAKLPYDRVVVAPGIAFNYGALAGYDEAATQIIPHAWNAGPQTQLLRRQLESMEDGGVFVLVAPPNPFRCPPAPYERASLVAYYFKQHKPRSRILILDAKDSFNSQDLFLDAWERHYRGMIEWLPAQFTGGIKAIDVKERSVKTASDTFKAAVVNVIPPQMAGQFAQQIGLVDQSGWCPVDPITFESELQPGIHVVGDAAGAGEMPKSAFVANSQAKACAFAIVEALAGSVRGSPHLFNTCYTFLSPDDAVSNAVSFKPVAGTIKIIDNFVSQVQESAETRRRAAREAQSWYAVFTHDTFG; translated from the coding sequence ATGAAATCCCGGACGCGTCGAGAGTTCGGCTGCTTGACGGGAGCGATGGCTCTCGTGGCGCTCAACCCTCGATTGGCGGCAAGCGAAGCCAAGGCGAGGGTTGTCGTCGTCGGTGGCGGTATCGGCGGTGCCACGGCCGCCAAGTACTTGGCCACTAGCGCGCGAACGATCGAGGTCACGCTGGTTGAGCCAAAGCCGAACTATACGACCTGCTTTTTCAGCAACCTTTATCTCGCCGGGCTATGCTCGTTCGAGTCGCTGACGCATGGCTACGAGACGCTCGCGCTACGATACGGGATCAATGTCATTCATGATTCCGTGACAGCGGTTGATCCGGTCGCAAAAACCGTTGGGCTCAAGAGTGGTGCAAAATTGCCTTACGACCGCGTTGTTGTCGCCCCTGGCATCGCTTTCAATTACGGCGCCCTCGCGGGGTATGACGAGGCGGCGACGCAGATCATCCCGCACGCCTGGAACGCGGGCCCACAGACGCAGCTGCTGCGACGGCAACTCGAAAGCATGGAGGATGGCGGTGTCTTCGTGCTCGTCGCGCCCCCGAACCCGTTCCGCTGTCCGCCCGCCCCATACGAACGTGCCTCTCTGGTTGCTTATTATTTCAAACAACATAAACCGCGCTCGAGGATCCTGATCCTCGATGCGAAGGATAGCTTCAACTCCCAGGATCTATTTCTGGATGCTTGGGAGCGCCACTATCGGGGTATGATTGAATGGCTACCTGCCCAATTCACTGGTGGGATAAAGGCGATCGACGTGAAGGAGCGATCCGTCAAGACCGCGAGCGACACATTCAAGGCCGCGGTCGTCAATGTCATACCACCGCAAATGGCCGGCCAGTTCGCGCAACAAATCGGGCTCGTGGATCAATCCGGCTGGTGTCCAGTCGATCCCATAACATTCGAGTCGGAGCTACAGCCGGGAATCCATGTCGTTGGCGATGCTGCCGGTGCGGGCGAAATGCCGAAATCGGCATTTGTTGCGAATAGCCAGGCCAAAGCCTGTGCGTTTGCTATCGTCGAGGCACTTGCGGGATCCGTGCGCGGTTCGCCTCATTTGTTCAACACTTGCTACACTTTTCTTAGTCCCGACGATGCGGTGAGCAATGCTGTCAGCTTCAAGCCCGTGGCCGGAACGATTAAGATCATCGACAACTTCGTCAGCCAGGTGCAGGAAAGCGCGGAAACCCGCCGCCGGGCTGCACGCGAGGCGCAAAGCTGGTACGCTGTCTTTACGCACGACACGTTCGGCTAG
- a CDS encoding hypothetical protein (product_source=Hypo-rule applied; transmembrane_helix_parts=Inside_1_6,TMhelix_7_29,Outside_30_32), translating to MLAAKVILVVAGLNLLFLAAELAMNVVLISLR from the coding sequence ATGTTGGCAGCCAAAGTAATTCTCGTGGTCGCGGGTTTGAACCTGCTGTTCCTGGCAGCCGAGCTTGCAATGAACGTGGTGCTGATTTCCCTGCGCTAA
- a CDS encoding hypothetical protein (product_source=Hypo-rule applied; transmembrane_helix_parts=Inside_1_43,TMhelix_44_66,Outside_67_74), with the protein MTDLQKSDPESPTHPKLEVRESSPPELENYAGGLIQARVGYIPVWLLVTYAVLFAWGLYYMYAYWGGVGPGRLD; encoded by the coding sequence ATGACGGATCTGCAAAAGAGCGACCCGGAAAGCCCGACGCACCCGAAGCTTGAGGTGCGTGAGAGTTCGCCTCCGGAACTAGAAAATTATGCCGGCGGCCTGATCCAGGCGCGGGTCGGATATATCCCGGTGTGGCTGCTGGTGACCTACGCAGTCCTTTTCGCGTGGGGGCTGTACTACATGTACGCGTATTGGGGCGGAGTTGGACCGGGACGTCTTGATTGA
- a CDS encoding sulfur-oxidizing protein SoxY (product_source=KO:K17226; cleavage_site_network=SignalP-noTM; cog=COG5501; ko=KO:K17226; pfam=PF13501; transmembrane_helix_parts=Inside_1_12,TMhelix_13_35,Outside_36_155), which yields METTRPLSFTRRTVLVAAVAGTTGIASAALAAPPPTNGDAVDLIKQLTGKTPTASDRLHLVMPQVFPNGYTVPLTLVIDSPMTESDHVRYVSVLAPRNPLVEVATFRFVPQRSEPRVSTRIRLAEPQYVVAVAEMNDGTLLMTETWVKVATNGCK from the coding sequence TTGGAGACGACAAGGCCGCTAAGCTTTACGCGACGAACTGTTTTGGTCGCCGCCGTTGCGGGAACCACCGGAATTGCGAGCGCCGCGCTCGCTGCACCACCGCCCACGAACGGCGACGCGGTGGATCTTATTAAGCAACTGACCGGAAAAACCCCCACCGCGTCGGATCGTCTGCATCTGGTGATGCCGCAGGTTTTTCCGAATGGCTACACCGTGCCACTCACGCTCGTGATCGATAGTCCCATGACCGAATCCGATCACGTTAGGTACGTCTCTGTGCTGGCTCCGCGAAATCCGCTTGTTGAGGTTGCGACGTTTCGTTTCGTTCCACAACGCAGCGAGCCTCGCGTGTCGACACGCATCCGTCTCGCCGAACCGCAATATGTCGTGGCGGTGGCAGAGATGAACGACGGCACGTTGCTGATGACCGAAACCTGGGTCAAGGTCGCCACCAACGGATGCAAGTGA
- a CDS encoding hypothetical protein (product_source=Hypo-rule applied; transmembrane_helix_parts=Inside_1_6,TMhelix_7_29,Outside_30_67), with protein sequence MITNFEIVGPYLAALMMSLGALCILVWGIFSGAFYGADDAALRFFQREVGDDGSAKERPGKPDAPEA encoded by the coding sequence ATGATCACCAATTTCGAGATCGTCGGTCCCTATCTGGCCGCTTTGATGATGAGCCTCGGCGCGCTCTGCATTTTGGTGTGGGGCATATTTTCTGGCGCCTTCTACGGAGCTGACGACGCAGCGTTGCGTTTCTTTCAGAGGGAGGTTGGTGATGACGGATCTGCAAAAGAGCGACCCGGAAAGCCCGACGCACCCGAAGCTTGA